In Panacibacter ginsenosidivorans, the following proteins share a genomic window:
- a CDS encoding SnoaL-like domain-containing protein produces the protein MTTKELAIRLVDLCRNGKIEEAKEELFAQDIVSLEPYEGILPKETKGMDAIRRKAELFISMVENFYGSIISDPVVAGDYFSVAWDTDLQIKGEPRKTNSELCVYKTSAGKIISEQFFY, from the coding sequence ATGACAACAAAAGAATTAGCCATTCGTTTGGTGGATTTATGTCGCAATGGCAAAATAGAAGAAGCCAAAGAAGAATTATTCGCGCAAGATATTGTTAGTCTTGAACCATATGAAGGCATACTGCCAAAAGAAACAAAAGGCATGGATGCTATAAGAAGGAAAGCCGAGTTGTTTATTTCAATGGTAGAAAATTTTTACGGTAGCATTATATCTGATCCGGTGGTGGCAGGCGATTATTTTTCCGTTGCATGGGATACTGATCTGCAAATAAAAGGAGAGCCCCGCAAAACAAACAGCGAATTATGCGTGTATAAAACAAGTGCTGGTAAGATTATTTCTGAGCAGTTTTTTTATTAA
- a CDS encoding DUF2264 domain-containing protein, translated as MIRRNFLKATSTIGAAGLLQFNKARAKYTAENFDSDRAYWVHMLTKITLPGLQALSAKRLKILMPVEAKEGALNDRKKVTYLEALGRTLAGLAPWLELGPDDTNEGKLRKQFIELAAASVKNAVDPSSPDYMNFTEGGQSLVDAAFLAHALIRAPKQLWGNLDTATRILLTNALQSTRSIQPPQTNWLLFSAMIEAALLKFTNTYNESPVTYALQQHEAWYKGDSIYGDGAELAFDYYNSFVIQPMLLDITATVNEATRQYGDRMLLYEKRSQRYAEIQERFISPEGAFPPVGRSLAYRCGAFQLLAQLALQQKLPASLQPALVRSALTAVIKKSMDAPGTFDNNGWLTIGFCGHQPDIAELYISTGSLYLCTVAFLPLGLPATDAFWADGAMEWTSKKAYLGKSFPIDHALK; from the coding sequence ATGATCAGGAGAAATTTTTTGAAAGCAACTTCTACGATTGGTGCAGCAGGTTTACTGCAATTCAATAAAGCACGTGCTAAATATACTGCTGAAAATTTTGATAGCGACCGTGCATATTGGGTGCATATGCTTACAAAAATTACACTTCCGGGCTTGCAGGCATTGAGTGCGAAAAGGCTGAAAATATTAATGCCCGTTGAAGCAAAAGAAGGCGCACTTAATGATCGTAAAAAAGTAACTTACCTGGAAGCACTTGGCAGAACTCTTGCAGGGCTTGCACCCTGGCTGGAACTTGGACCTGATGATACAAATGAAGGAAAGCTTAGAAAACAATTTATTGAACTTGCTGCTGCATCTGTAAAAAATGCGGTCGATCCTTCATCGCCGGATTATATGAATTTTACAGAAGGGGGTCAGTCATTGGTTGATGCTGCATTTCTTGCACATGCATTGATACGTGCACCCAAACAACTTTGGGGTAATCTTGATACAGCAACACGCATACTTTTAACCAATGCGTTGCAATCAACACGAAGTATACAACCTCCACAAACCAACTGGCTATTATTTTCTGCAATGATAGAAGCAGCGCTTTTAAAATTTACCAACACGTATAATGAGTCGCCCGTAACTTATGCTCTGCAACAACATGAAGCATGGTACAAAGGAGATTCGATATATGGTGATGGTGCAGAACTTGCATTTGATTATTACAACAGTTTTGTTATTCAACCAATGCTACTTGACATTACAGCTACAGTTAATGAAGCAACTCGACAATACGGGGACAGAATGTTGTTGTATGAAAAACGCTCGCAACGCTATGCAGAAATACAGGAACGTTTTATCTCACCTGAAGGTGCATTTCCACCGGTAGGCAGATCATTAGCATACCGCTGTGGGGCATTTCAGTTACTGGCACAACTTGCATTGCAACAAAAGCTTCCTGCATCATTGCAACCTGCTCTGGTGCGCAGTGCATTAACTGCTGTGATAAAAAAAAGTATGGACGCACCGGGTACTTTTGACAACAACGGATGGCTTACTATTGGTTTTTGCGGACATCAACCAGATATTGCTGAGCTGTATATTTCCACAGGCAGTTTGTATTTATGTACGGTTGCTTTTCTTCCGCTTGGGTTGCCTGCTACAGATGCATTCTGGGCAGATGGTGCAATGGAATGGACAAGCAAAAAAGCGTATTTGGGCAAAAGTTTTCCAATCGATCATGCCTTAAAATAA
- a CDS encoding SGNH/GDSL hydrolase family protein, whose product MKRLLCIVAIVAITTSFTKKEITWTAIGDSITYLNNHVDETGNRITKGYMTLVTERLPYIHYINQGHNGWTSGGIANEIEHLGLSKSDVYSVFLGTNDWWSGRTLGILADYQNNTGNNTVYGSFRIIINKLRSLNNNAKIILITPMQRVDFIYINDMKNNAWGSYKQKNGQMLSQFADAIIGIAKYEHFDVVDLYHKSGMDYPNLVNFKRLKDPKTGTYKNYPYPDFIDIPFNANTDDYPYPLDAVNITYDGLHPSDKGYAIIAAMLVKIMKRY is encoded by the coding sequence ATGAAGCGATTGTTGTGTATAGTTGCTATAGTTGCCATAACCACTTCTTTTACAAAAAAAGAAATTACCTGGACAGCCATTGGCGATTCCATTACGTATCTGAATAACCATGTTGATGAAACAGGCAACCGCATTACCAAAGGTTATATGACATTGGTCACAGAAAGATTGCCATACATCCATTACATTAACCAAGGACATAACGGCTGGACATCCGGAGGTATTGCAAATGAGATCGAACATCTAGGCCTTTCAAAGAGTGATGTATATTCCGTATTTCTGGGAACGAATGACTGGTGGTCCGGGCGTACATTGGGTATACTTGCAGATTATCAAAACAACACTGGTAATAATACTGTATATGGATCGTTTCGTATTATTATTAATAAGCTGAGGAGCTTGAATAATAATGCTAAGATCATACTTATTACCCCTATGCAAAGAGTGGATTTTATTTATATCAACGATATGAAAAATAATGCGTGGGGTTCTTACAAGCAGAAAAACGGTCAAATGCTTTCACAGTTTGCGGATGCCATTATTGGAATTGCAAAATACGAGCACTTTGATGTTGTTGACCTCTATCACAAAAGCGGTATGGATTATCCAAACCTCGTAAACTTTAAGCGTTTAAAAGATCCCAAAACGGGTACTTACAAAAATTATCCATATCCTGATTTTATTGATATCCCCTTTAACGCGAATACAGACGATTATCCTTATCCTTTAGATGCGGTCAACATCACATATGATGGATTACATCCTTCTGATAAAGGCTATGCTATTATTGCCGCCATGTTGGTAAAAATAATGAAGAGGTATTGA
- a CDS encoding DUF4386 domain-containing protein translates to MSTSVNKTARIGGILYLIIIAAGFYGEMFVRSKLIVSGNAAATANNIITSQLLWRSGIATDLLMHICDIPLMLIFYLLLKPVDKNLALMSLLFNLIQTAVLVVNKLSLIVALFPLSSRDYLKSFDAQQLYTLAYLSIKAHGYGFGLGLMFFGCTCLIMGYLIFKSGYLPKTIGVLMQIAGVCYLANIFAPESSDKIFPAILLPPFIAELSLCLWLIFKGVNIAVWEKQLT, encoded by the coding sequence ATGAGTACTTCTGTTAACAAGACCGCTAGGATTGGTGGAATACTTTATTTAATTATTATAGCAGCCGGTTTCTATGGCGAAATGTTTGTGCGTTCTAAACTTATTGTGTCAGGCAATGCTGCTGCTACTGCCAATAACATTATCACTTCGCAATTACTTTGGCGCAGTGGTATTGCAACAGACCTGCTAATGCATATTTGTGACATTCCTTTGATGCTGATATTTTATTTATTACTTAAACCGGTGGATAAGAACCTTGCGCTAATGTCATTGCTTTTCAATTTAATACAAACTGCTGTTTTGGTAGTTAATAAATTAAGTCTTATAGTAGCGCTGTTTCCTTTAAGTAGTAGAGATTATCTCAAGTCTTTTGATGCGCAACAACTCTATACACTTGCTTATCTTTCTATAAAAGCGCATGGATATGGTTTTGGGCTTGGCCTTATGTTTTTTGGCTGCACATGTCTTATTATGGGCTACCTTATCTTCAAGAGTGGCTACTTACCAAAGACCATCGGCGTATTGATGCAAATTGCTGGCGTGTGTTATTTGGCAAACATCTTTGCACCAGAATCCTCTGATAAAATATTTCCTGCAATACTGCTGCCTCCGTTCATCGCGGAATTATCATTATGCCTGTGGTTGATCTTTAAAGGCGTAAATATTGCTGTGTGGGAAAAACAATTGACTTAA
- a CDS encoding TIM barrel protein encodes MLNRRELLKLSGAATLATLLPGSLVRAAITSKAPFRFCLNTSTISGQQVGLLKYIDIAAQAGYDGVELWVSDVKDYLDKGNSIQSLATFIKARGITVEDAISFTTWMVDDETKRKDGLIELEKEMKMMAVLGCHRIAAPPAGVESNEPINFQTAGKRYHDILALGRKYNVMPLLEFWGASGTLYNLSQALAIAAAADDADARILPDVYHLFRGGSGFNSLKLLNGRMIDIIHMNDYPASKPREEQTDGDRVYPGDGTAPLKQLLRDLMTMGGTKVLSLELFNENYWKQDALLVAKTGLQKMKLLVNGIINGK; translated from the coding sequence ATGCTTAACAGACGGGAGCTTTTAAAACTATCGGGTGCAGCAACACTTGCAACGTTATTGCCGGGATCGTTGGTGCGGGCAGCTATAACTTCTAAAGCACCTTTTCGTTTTTGCCTTAATACGAGTACCATAAGCGGTCAGCAAGTGGGCCTGTTAAAGTATATTGACATAGCAGCACAAGCCGGTTATGATGGCGTGGAGCTTTGGGTAAGCGACGTAAAAGATTATTTAGATAAGGGAAACAGCATTCAATCTTTAGCAACGTTTATAAAAGCAAGGGGCATTACTGTGGAAGATGCTATCAGCTTTACAACCTGGATGGTGGATGATGAAACTAAACGAAAAGATGGGTTGATTGAACTGGAAAAAGAAATGAAAATGATGGCAGTACTCGGTTGCCATCGTATAGCAGCACCACCGGCTGGCGTGGAAAGCAATGAGCCGATAAATTTTCAAACTGCAGGTAAACGATATCATGACATACTTGCACTAGGCAGAAAATATAATGTAATGCCATTGCTTGAATTTTGGGGCGCATCGGGTACACTTTATAATCTTAGCCAGGCCCTTGCCATTGCTGCTGCCGCAGATGATGCAGATGCGCGGATATTACCGGATGTGTATCATTTATTCCGTGGCGGTTCAGGCTTTAATAGTTTAAAGCTCTTAAATGGCAGAATGATCGACATTATTCATATGAATGATTATCCTGCTTCTAAACCAAGAGAAGAACAAACAGACGGTGATCGTGTGTATCCGGGAGATGGTACTGCTCCACTAAAACAATTGCTTCGTGACCTGATGACAATGGGCGGAACAAAGGTTTTATCCCTTGAATTGTTTAATGAGAACTACTGGAAACAAGATGCCTTATTGGTTGCAAAAACAGGCCTCCAAAAAATGAAGCTATTGGTTAATGGGATTATTAATGGCAAATAA
- a CDS encoding DUF488 domain-containing protein, translated as MATIQIKRAYEPKEKSDGFRILVDRLWPRGIKKEDMHVDVWLKEIAPSSKLRKWFNHDVKKWKVFTAKYNAELKHSTAIEEIIRLTKTHKKVTLIYGAKDEQHNQAVVLKEFLQKIISIC; from the coding sequence ATGGCGACTATACAAATTAAAAGAGCATATGAGCCAAAAGAAAAATCAGATGGATTCAGAATATTGGTTGACAGGCTTTGGCCACGCGGCATCAAAAAAGAAGATATGCATGTTGATGTTTGGTTAAAAGAAATTGCCCCCTCTTCAAAATTACGTAAATGGTTTAATCATGATGTAAAAAAATGGAAAGTATTTACAGCTAAATACAATGCTGAGCTTAAACATTCAACAGCTATTGAAGAAATTATAAGGCTGACAAAGACACATAAAAAAGTCACATTGATATATGGCGCAAAAGATGAACAACATAATCAGGCAGTGGTGCTAAAAGAATTCTTACAAAAAATCATTAGTATATGTTGA